The following coding sequences are from one Treponema parvum window:
- the uvrC gene encoding excinuclease ABC subunit UvrC, translated as MSANTVYQQLHQTALQAPSSSGVYLWRNPEGTVIYVGKAKNLKNRLSSYFSGRKDIKTRLLISRSQTIEYITTANEYEAFLLENNLIKTHKPRYNIDLKDGKSYPVLRITNEEFPRLFKTRYIQHDGSTYFGPFPDVGALDTFIDTLYKLYPIRHCKVLKKRQNPCMYYHIGQCKAPCCSKISKESYNEFFGEISGLLERNDKEHRDKLTEEMKKAAKNLQFEKAARLRDGLKAFAVMQNQNIVEDFGTEDRDYVAFYREGELVCFTVLKMRGGKLLGRDNYRTASLNEDEDLIPEFINAYYTQKSDVPPNIFVPTSNALQFISRRIKETLDADVNIIPIEDNMENASRHKAAMNMAFENAHEDTIRRLRERGDIPALEELKAVLGLEHLPVRIEGFDIAHIGGKFPVASLISFYNGNPDKKNYRYFRLKTTDGVIDDFASMREAATRRYTRLVNEQSDLPDLILIDGGIGQVNAVKGVLAALNLDIPIAGLAKRDEEIYRPGESVPMSLPKHSDALRLLQRIRDETHRFATSRNQRLRTKENTVSIFSELPHVGKTRAGILLKEFTTIENFHTVKPAQITELLGVNEDQAKEIIKSAQELFAIRTQKKEKAKRILQTAATTVQKAEISQYASELASKALLAAEGEKEYSHED; from the coding sequence ATGAGCGCAAATACGGTATATCAACAATTACATCAAACCGCATTGCAAGCCCCTTCCTCCAGCGGAGTTTATCTTTGGCGGAACCCTGAGGGAACCGTCATTTATGTCGGCAAGGCAAAAAACCTCAAAAACCGACTTTCGTCATATTTTTCAGGACGCAAGGATATTAAAACGCGTTTACTCATTTCCCGCTCTCAAACTATTGAGTATATTACAACGGCAAACGAATATGAAGCTTTTCTTCTTGAAAACAATCTCATAAAAACGCATAAACCGCGGTATAATATAGATCTAAAAGACGGAAAATCCTACCCCGTTCTTAGGATTACCAACGAAGAATTCCCGCGTCTGTTTAAAACACGGTATATACAGCATGACGGTTCAACATATTTCGGTCCGTTCCCCGACGTGGGCGCTCTTGACACCTTTATAGACACCCTTTACAAGCTTTATCCCATAAGACACTGCAAGGTCTTAAAAAAACGCCAAAATCCCTGCATGTATTACCACATAGGACAATGCAAGGCGCCGTGCTGCTCAAAAATTTCAAAAGAGTCCTATAATGAATTTTTCGGCGAAATTTCAGGCCTTCTTGAAAGAAATGATAAAGAACATCGCGATAAACTCACGGAGGAAATGAAAAAGGCCGCAAAAAATCTTCAATTTGAAAAAGCCGCTAGACTTCGCGACGGACTTAAAGCCTTTGCCGTAATGCAAAATCAAAACATAGTCGAAGACTTTGGAACGGAAGACCGCGATTACGTAGCTTTCTATAGGGAAGGAGAGCTAGTGTGTTTTACCGTCCTCAAAATGCGCGGAGGAAAACTCTTAGGCCGCGACAATTACAGAACTGCAAGTTTGAATGAAGACGAAGATCTTATCCCTGAATTTATAAATGCGTATTACACTCAAAAAAGCGACGTTCCTCCTAATATTTTCGTACCGACGAGCAACGCTCTGCAATTCATTTCACGCCGCATAAAAGAAACTCTCGACGCCGATGTGAACATAATTCCCATTGAAGACAATATGGAAAACGCAAGCAGGCACAAGGCCGCCATGAATATGGCCTTTGAAAACGCCCATGAAGACACGATAAGAAGGCTGCGCGAACGCGGCGACATACCCGCCCTTGAAGAACTAAAAGCCGTCTTAGGTCTGGAACATCTGCCCGTTCGCATAGAAGGTTTTGATATTGCTCACATAGGCGGAAAATTTCCTGTGGCAAGCCTTATAAGTTTTTATAACGGAAACCCCGACAAAAAAAATTACAGGTATTTCAGGCTTAAGACAACCGACGGCGTTATAGATGATTTTGCTTCAATGCGGGAAGCCGCTACAAGGCGTTATACGCGTCTTGTAAACGAACAATCTGATCTTCCCGATCTCATATTGATAGACGGAGGAATCGGACAGGTGAACGCCGTAAAAGGAGTTCTTGCAGCCCTTAACCTTGACATTCCCATTGCGGGACTTGCAAAGCGCGACGAAGAAATTTACCGCCCGGGAGAAAGCGTCCCGATGTCTTTGCCCAAACACAGCGACGCATTGCGGCTTTTGCAGCGCATACGCGACGAGACGCACAGATTTGCCACGAGCAGGAATCAAAGGCTCCGCACAAAAGAAAATACCGTAAGCATTTTCAGCGAACTTCCGCATGTAGGCAAAACGAGAGCCGGCATCCTTTTAAAGGAATTTACGACTATTGAAAATTTTCATACGGTAAAACCCGCGCAAATTACGGAACTTCTTGGCGTAAACGAAGATCAGGCTAAAGAGATAATAAAGTCCGCGCAGGAACTTTTTGCGATCCGCACTCAAAAAAAAGAAAAAGCAAAAAGAATTTTACAAACGGCGGCTACGACCGTTCAAAAAGCGGAAATTTCACAGTACGCATCGGAACTCGCTTCAAAAGCCTTGCTCGCTGCAGAAGGCGAAAAAGAATAT
- a CDS encoding fibronectin type III domain-containing protein — MKKILILVSVCPVFLVYNLFAVPKTLTLGGKEGWGSIQKADGVVEGKGRFGYSSIELSRNSPPVSDFTDLFLDFENAAMTDSVGNYEISANDLVLTDNCIMGKRAALSRGTGKGMLLSGKRGTMFGGAGRIGSFSIEFWIAPSIAENGERLFSWRSSRTVAGYPIYQTITATFFNNRLEWKFSNVFEGYSKNDGEAVISGKKIIIPDVWSYHKISYDEEFGLLEYRVDGITEDLKYITSTGREGGDTYRMILGVPADISLCPQYTGRMDDFRIVKALPGEISDDAKEDFVTVRDMYKIDGGRFETEPMRVQQGSVLTSVEAIADVPPQTEVQLYVRGGENKFGWTDSYPQWIHVESGKAVSGIKGGFFQLAVQLYPDGGGRTTPSVTQVILNYDEISPPLPPLFVQAEAGDGSVTLSWDHSADDSAGGYYVYYGERPGEYLGRYALEGASPINTGKSTSLTLTGLKNGVIYYFAVSSWSAYDDRINGMLSKEVFARPKKQ; from the coding sequence ATGAAAAAAATACTGATTTTGGTAAGCGTTTGTCCAGTGTTTTTGGTATATAATCTTTTTGCAGTTCCAAAAACGTTGACTCTAGGCGGAAAGGAAGGCTGGGGCAGCATTCAAAAGGCGGACGGCGTTGTTGAAGGCAAAGGAAGATTCGGTTATTCAAGCATAGAACTTTCGCGCAATTCGCCTCCCGTTTCGGATTTTACGGATCTGTTTCTTGACTTTGAAAATGCTGCTATGACCGATTCCGTCGGAAATTATGAAATCTCTGCAAACGATCTTGTTCTTACGGATAATTGTATCATGGGCAAACGGGCGGCGTTAAGCCGCGGTACGGGGAAAGGAATGCTCTTATCGGGTAAAAGAGGAACCATGTTCGGCGGGGCGGGAAGAATAGGCTCTTTTTCCATAGAGTTTTGGATCGCTCCGTCTATCGCCGAAAACGGCGAGCGGCTTTTTTCGTGGCGATCTTCCAGAACCGTAGCAGGTTATCCGATATACCAGACTATTACGGCGACGTTTTTTAACAATCGGCTTGAATGGAAATTTTCGAATGTGTTTGAAGGATACTCGAAAAACGACGGCGAAGCTGTAATTTCCGGAAAAAAAATAATAATTCCGGACGTTTGGTCTTATCATAAAATCAGTTACGACGAAGAATTCGGATTGCTTGAATACAGGGTTGACGGCATAACGGAAGACTTAAAGTATATTACTTCCACGGGGCGCGAAGGAGGCGATACTTATCGCATGATTCTGGGAGTGCCTGCCGACATATCGCTGTGCCCGCAGTATACGGGGCGTATGGATGATTTTCGCATAGTAAAAGCGCTGCCGGGGGAAATCTCCGATGATGCAAAAGAAGATTTTGTTACCGTACGCGATATGTATAAGATCGACGGCGGCCGTTTTGAAACGGAACCGATGCGCGTGCAGCAGGGGTCGGTTCTTACCTCGGTGGAAGCGATTGCGGACGTTCCGCCTCAGACGGAAGTTCAGCTTTATGTGCGCGGCGGCGAAAACAAATTCGGCTGGACGGATTCTTATCCTCAGTGGATCCATGTTGAAAGCGGCAAAGCCGTTTCAGGGATAAAGGGCGGATTTTTTCAGCTTGCGGTACAGCTGTATCCTGACGGCGGCGGGCGTACTACACCGTCGGTTACACAGGTGATTTTAAACTACGATGAAATCTCGCCTCCGCTGCCTCCTCTTTTTGTTCAGGCTGAAGCTGGCGACGGTTCGGTTACCTTAAGTTGGGACCATTCCGCTGATGACAGTGCGGGCGGATATTATGTATATTATGGGGAACGCCCCGGTGAGTATTTGGGACGGTATGCGCTTGAAGGCGCTTCTCCTATAAATACGGGAAAATCCACAAGCCTTACACTTACGGGACTTAAAAACGGTGTTATCTATTATTTTGCCGTATCGTCGTGGTCGGCTTATGATGACAGGATAAACGGGATGCTTTCAAAGGAAGTTTTTGCCCGTCCGAAAAAACAATGA